The proteins below come from a single Halomonas binhaiensis genomic window:
- a CDS encoding helix-turn-helix domain-containing protein, translated as MARYSLHSAAEVQQDLVDYLRACRKAAKLSRTALAERSAVLESTIKKFETTEQVLLRQFLLLWQNLDDLVRLQGLTEPESPTERMPTSIDEVLSR; from the coding sequence ATGGCCCGATATTCCCTGCATTCCGCCGCTGAGGTTCAACAGGACCTGGTCGACTATCTCAGAGCCTGCCGCAAGGCGGCCAAGCTTTCTCGCACTGCGCTGGCCGAGCGCAGTGCGGTACTTGAGTCGACCATCAAGAAATTCGAGACGACTGAGCAGGTTTTACTCAGGCAGTTTCTGCTGTTGTGGCAGAACCTGGATGATCTGGTCAGGTTGCAGGGACTGACCGAGCCGGAGTCGCCGACTGAGCGCATGCCCACCTCCATAGACGAGGTGCTGTCCCGATGA
- a CDS encoding YicC/YloC family endoribonuclease, with product MVHSMTAFSRQEHEADWGSLQLELRSVNQRYLEPHFRLPESLRDLEPAFREALRNRIARGKLECNLRFEPSEASETLTVNAERLKALSGALKEVRTALPEAPMPNALALLDHPGVLQSSGLDMDAIKQAATDLFKQSLNDLIEGRQREGQRLKELIEERLSAISEVVAEVRARMPEILERQRKQLEEKLEVLSVELDPQRLEAEVVLMAQKADVAEELDRLDTHVAEVARQLKQKGPVGRRLDFLMQELNREANTLSSKSVVADTTRCAVELKVLIEQMREQIQNIE from the coding sequence ATGGTTCACAGCATGACCGCCTTCTCACGCCAGGAACATGAAGCCGACTGGGGCAGCCTGCAGCTGGAGTTGCGCAGTGTGAACCAACGCTACCTGGAACCACACTTTCGCTTGCCGGAAAGTCTGCGCGACCTGGAACCTGCATTTCGCGAGGCACTACGCAACCGCATCGCCCGCGGCAAGCTGGAATGCAACCTGCGCTTCGAACCTAGTGAGGCCAGTGAAACCCTGACAGTCAATGCAGAGCGGCTCAAGGCCTTGTCCGGAGCCTTGAAGGAAGTGCGAACAGCACTCCCCGAAGCGCCCATGCCCAATGCCCTCGCCCTGCTTGACCACCCAGGCGTGCTGCAAAGCTCCGGACTGGATATGGACGCCATCAAGCAGGCCGCTACCGACCTGTTCAAGCAGTCCCTCAATGACCTGATCGAAGGTCGTCAGCGCGAAGGCCAGAGGCTCAAGGAACTGATCGAGGAACGCTTGTCCGCGATCAGCGAAGTCGTTGCCGAAGTACGCGCCCGTATGCCCGAAATCCTCGAGCGCCAGCGCAAACAACTGGAAGAGAAGCTCGAAGTATTAAGTGTCGAACTCGACCCCCAGCGCCTCGAAGCAGAAGTGGTATTGATGGCGCAAAAGGCCGATGTGGCCGAGGAGCTCGACCGCCTCGATACTCACGTTGCCGAAGTCGCTCGCCAGCTCAAGCAGAAAGGCCCCGTCGGCCGTCGCCTCGACTTCCTGATGCAGGAACTCAACCGCGAAGCCAACACCCTGTCATCCAAATCCGTGGTCGCCGACACCACCCGCTGCGCCGTCGAGCTCAAGGTGTTGATCGAACAGATGCGCGAGCAGATTCAGAATATTGAGTAA
- the rph gene encoding ribonuclease PH, translating to MSSSDIRRPSGRAFDQTREIQLTRDYTRHAEGSVLVEFGDTKVLCNASVEAGVPRWLRGKHQGWVTAEYGMLPRATHSRSGREAARGQQGGRTLEIQRLIGRSLRAAVDLKKLGEFTITLDCDVIQADGGTRTASITGGCVALVDAIRHLQRKKLIKSDPFKQLVSSVSVGLYKGQPVVDLDYPEDSKADTDMNVVIAESGELIEVQGTAEAGTFTRSQLNAMLDLAEKAGAELFEHQREALGVRG from the coding sequence ATGTCTTCATCGGACATTCGCCGTCCCAGCGGACGCGCTTTCGACCAGACCCGCGAAATCCAACTCACCCGTGACTACACTCGCCATGCTGAAGGTTCGGTACTGGTGGAGTTCGGTGATACCAAAGTGCTGTGCAATGCCTCTGTCGAGGCGGGTGTACCGCGCTGGCTGCGTGGCAAGCACCAAGGCTGGGTGACGGCAGAATATGGCATGCTGCCGCGAGCAACTCATTCCCGTAGTGGGCGCGAGGCGGCGCGGGGCCAGCAAGGTGGACGGACACTGGAGATTCAGCGCCTGATCGGTCGCTCGCTGCGCGCGGCGGTGGATCTGAAAAAGCTCGGCGAGTTCACCATCACCCTGGATTGCGACGTGATCCAGGCGGATGGTGGTACACGCACGGCTTCTATCACCGGGGGCTGTGTCGCGCTGGTTGACGCCATTCGCCATCTTCAGCGCAAGAAACTGATCAAGAGCGATCCATTCAAGCAGCTGGTCAGCTCCGTATCGGTTGGGTTGTACAAGGGACAACCCGTCGTCGACCTGGATTATCCGGAAGACTCCAAGGCCGATACCGACATGAATGTCGTGATTGCTGAAAGTGGTGAGTTGATAGAGGTACAAGGAACGGCTGAAGCAGGTACCTTTACCCGGTCACAGCTCAACGCCATGCTCGACCTGGCCGAGAAAGCGGGTGCCGAGCTGTTCGAGCATCAGCGCGAAGCCTTGGGGGTTCGTGGCTGA
- a CDS encoding exodeoxyribonuclease III translates to MKIASINVNGIREAVGRGFLDWLANQDADVVCVQNLKAKSFELDDSILYPEGYEGYFLDAEEDGFSGVGLYCRKIPKAIMYGLGFPQCDHEGRFLQADYDRFSIASFLMPDGSDPAAKQAFMAQYQEYLAKMARKRREYIICGTWHIAHKTLDLANWSDNQTTPGFKPEERAWMDQVFGPTGFIDTFREINRDGDEYTWWPKLDQDEPRSRQEGWRLDYQVVGPNFRRHVKDAWIDYDATFSEFAPLIIEYDLPL, encoded by the coding sequence ATGAAAATCGCCAGTATCAATGTCAACGGCATACGTGAGGCCGTCGGTCGAGGCTTCCTCGATTGGCTTGCCAATCAGGACGCCGACGTCGTCTGTGTACAGAACCTCAAAGCCAAAAGCTTCGAACTAGACGACAGTATCCTCTATCCAGAAGGCTACGAGGGCTATTTCCTCGATGCCGAAGAGGATGGTTTCTCCGGCGTAGGACTTTACTGCCGCAAGATTCCCAAGGCCATCATGTACGGCCTGGGCTTCCCGCAGTGCGACCATGAAGGCCGCTTTCTGCAGGCAGACTACGACCGTTTCAGCATCGCCAGTTTCCTGATGCCCGACGGTAGCGACCCCGCTGCCAAGCAGGCTTTCATGGCGCAGTATCAGGAATATCTGGCCAAGATGGCGCGCAAGCGCCGCGAATACATCATTTGCGGCACCTGGCACATCGCCCATAAGACACTGGATCTGGCCAATTGGTCCGATAACCAGACGACGCCCGGCTTCAAGCCGGAAGAACGTGCCTGGATGGATCAGGTCTTCGGCCCCACCGGCTTCATCGATACCTTCCGCGAGATCAACCGCGATGGCGATGAGTACACCTGGTGGCCGAAACTGGATCAGGACGAGCCGCGCTCCCGTCAGGAAGGTTGGCGCCTGGATTACCAGGTAGTCGGTCCGAACTTCCGCCGTCACGTGAAGGATGCCTGGATCGACTACGATGCCACCTTCTCCGAGTTCGCGCCTCTCATCATCGAGTACGACCTGCCACTGTAA
- the pyrE gene encoding orotate phosphoribosyltransferase: MADKATQPSGATRLESYQREFIEFAIEQGVLSFGEFTLKSGRVSPYFFNAGLFKTGRALARLGRFYAQAIEASGISADVLFGPAYKGISLAAATAVALADHHDRDMPFSFNRKEAKDHGEGGNIVGAALKGRILIIDDVITAGTAIGEVMQLIDAADAQAAGVVVALDRQERASEETDASAIQQVEARYGISVVSIVSLEQVLAYLEEQAGDTLKAHAEAIRAYRDRYGVSA; the protein is encoded by the coding sequence GTGGCTGACAAGGCAACTCAACCGTCAGGCGCGACGCGCCTCGAATCCTATCAGCGGGAATTCATCGAATTCGCCATCGAACAAGGCGTACTCAGTTTTGGTGAGTTCACCCTCAAGTCGGGCCGGGTAAGCCCTTATTTCTTCAATGCTGGCCTGTTCAAGACAGGTCGTGCCCTTGCACGCCTCGGACGTTTCTATGCCCAGGCCATCGAAGCCAGCGGCATCTCTGCCGATGTGCTGTTCGGACCGGCCTACAAAGGAATTTCTCTGGCGGCTGCGACCGCGGTCGCGCTGGCCGATCATCATGACCGCGATATGCCTTTTTCGTTCAATCGCAAAGAGGCCAAGGATCACGGTGAGGGCGGAAACATCGTCGGAGCTGCGCTAAAAGGTCGCATTTTGATCATCGATGATGTCATCACAGCCGGCACGGCCATTGGTGAAGTCATGCAACTGATCGACGCCGCCGATGCCCAGGCAGCGGGAGTGGTGGTCGCTCTCGATCGCCAGGAACGTGCCAGTGAAGAGACCGATGCCAGTGCTATCCAGCAGGTCGAAGCACGCTATGGCATATCAGTCGTCAGCATCGTCAGCCTCGAACAGGTCCTTGCTTACCTTGAAGAGCAGGCCGGGGACACGTTGAAAGCCCATGCCGAGGCTATCCGTGCCTATCGTGATCGCTATGGCGTAAGCGCCTGA
- the trmL gene encoding tRNA (uridine(34)/cytosine(34)/5-carboxymethylaminomethyluridine(34)-2'-O)-methyltransferase TrmL, protein MLDVVLYQPEIPPNTGNLIRLCANTGFRLHLIEPLGFQLDDKRLRRAGLDYHEWARVQVHQNWGTFMAKVNPTRVFAVSTRGRRGYHEPSYQAGDALVFGPETRGLPQAMIDALPAEQRLRIPMLPDSRSLNLSNACAVLVYEAWRQLDFNGAALPVAKDEP, encoded by the coding sequence ATGCTTGACGTGGTGCTCTACCAGCCGGAAATTCCCCCGAATACCGGAAATTTGATCCGCCTGTGTGCCAACACCGGCTTCCGCCTGCATTTGATCGAGCCGTTGGGTTTCCAGCTGGATGACAAGCGCTTGCGCCGTGCCGGTCTGGATTATCACGAGTGGGCCCGGGTACAAGTGCACCAGAACTGGGGTACCTTCATGGCCAAGGTCAATCCCACGCGTGTGTTTGCCGTGTCCACCCGAGGGCGACGTGGCTATCACGAGCCGAGCTATCAGGCGGGCGATGCGCTGGTGTTCGGCCCTGAAACTCGTGGTCTGCCTCAAGCCATGATCGATGCGCTACCGGCCGAGCAGCGCCTGCGCATTCCCATGCTGCCGGACAGTCGTAGCCTCAACCTGTCCAATGCCTGTGCGGTACTGGTCTATGAGGCCTGGCGACAGCTCGACTTCAATGGCGCGGCCCTGCCCGTAGCCAAGGATGAACCATGA
- the rep gene encoding DNA helicase Rep produces the protein MSASDPAPLTIGQRLRKLNPRQQEAVRYIDGPCLVLAGAGSGKTSVITTKIAYLIQECGMSARRIAAVTFTNKAAREMKERVSGMLKGREGHGLTVSTFHTLGLNIIRGELKALGYKPGFSLFDPEDAKALLRDLMNKDAQVDADQINQVQAAISNWKNDLVLPGQALSHASSEDEHYAARVYEAYVRHLKAYNAVDFDDLILLPVVLLRDNPDALERWRRKIHYMLVDEYQDTNISQYMLVRMLMAERQTFTVVGDDDQSIYAWRGARPENLVTLGEDFPRLNVIKLEQNYRSTGIILHAANTLIANNPHVYDKTLWSEMGKGDPIRIVVTRHEEAETERVASEILTRRIKERAEWRDFAVLYRGNFQARLLELKLQHYQIPYKLSGGTSFFSRGEIKDAMAYLRLLINPADDNAFLRIVNVPRREIGPTTLEKLANYATERNASLFAACQELGLAEQLPARAVERLTRFTHFIDGVRRRMDGGDAIAAIRDMMREMDYEAWLYQNASAPTIAERRMGNVWILIDQLEKSMQADPEESTASEDTETDSVEAAISRLVLRDILEQQAEEDDSDRVQLLTMHASKGLEFPHVYLMGLEEELLPHRNAIESGTVEEERRLAYVGITRARQTLTMTLARQRKAFGEMMDCVPSRFLDELPPEDLEWEGRADREDPERKQERGKSAIAGLRSLLD, from the coding sequence ATGAGTGCCTCCGATCCTGCTCCTCTGACCATTGGCCAACGGCTGCGCAAGCTGAACCCGCGTCAACAGGAAGCGGTGCGCTATATCGATGGTCCTTGCCTGGTGCTGGCAGGTGCGGGTTCTGGCAAGACCAGCGTGATCACCACCAAGATCGCCTATCTGATCCAGGAATGTGGCATGAGCGCGCGGCGCATTGCCGCCGTGACCTTCACCAACAAGGCTGCCCGGGAGATGAAGGAGCGGGTCAGCGGTATGCTCAAGGGTCGTGAAGGGCATGGCCTGACCGTATCCACCTTTCACACCCTTGGCCTCAACATCATCCGTGGTGAACTCAAGGCGCTAGGCTACAAGCCGGGCTTCTCGCTGTTCGACCCGGAAGATGCCAAGGCCCTGCTGCGTGACCTGATGAACAAGGATGCCCAGGTCGATGCCGATCAGATCAACCAGGTTCAGGCGGCCATCTCCAACTGGAAGAACGATCTGGTGCTGCCCGGCCAGGCGCTGTCGCATGCCTCCAGTGAGGATGAACATTACGCTGCCCGGGTCTACGAGGCCTATGTGCGCCATCTCAAGGCCTACAACGCGGTGGATTTCGATGATCTGATCCTGCTGCCGGTGGTGCTGCTGCGCGATAACCCTGATGCCCTGGAGCGCTGGCGGCGCAAGATTCACTACATGTTGGTCGACGAATACCAGGATACCAACATCAGCCAGTATATGCTGGTGCGGATGCTGATGGCCGAGCGTCAGACCTTCACCGTGGTGGGCGATGATGACCAGTCGATCTACGCCTGGCGTGGCGCACGGCCGGAGAACCTCGTCACTCTCGGCGAGGACTTCCCGCGCCTCAACGTCATCAAGCTTGAACAGAACTATCGCTCTACCGGCATCATTCTGCATGCCGCCAATACCCTGATCGCCAACAATCCTCACGTCTATGACAAGACGTTGTGGTCGGAGATGGGCAAGGGCGACCCGATTCGCATTGTGGTCACCCGCCACGAGGAAGCCGAGACCGAGCGGGTCGCCAGTGAGATCCTGACGCGCCGCATCAAAGAGCGTGCCGAATGGCGCGATTTTGCGGTGCTCTATCGCGGCAACTTCCAGGCGCGCCTGCTGGAGCTCAAGCTGCAGCACTACCAGATTCCCTACAAGCTTTCAGGTGGCACCTCGTTCTTCTCGCGCGGGGAGATCAAGGACGCCATGGCCTACCTGCGGTTGCTGATCAATCCGGCCGATGACAACGCCTTCCTGCGCATCGTCAACGTGCCGCGCCGCGAGATCGGGCCTACGACGCTGGAAAAGCTGGCCAATTACGCTACCGAGCGCAATGCATCGCTGTTTGCGGCCTGTCAGGAATTGGGGCTGGCGGAGCAGTTGCCTGCGCGTGCCGTGGAGCGCCTGACGCGTTTTACCCACTTTATTGATGGGGTTCGCCGACGTATGGACGGCGGTGATGCTATCGCCGCCATCCGCGACATGATGCGTGAGATGGATTACGAGGCGTGGCTCTACCAGAACGCCAGCGCGCCGACCATCGCCGAACGACGCATGGGCAATGTATGGATCCTGATCGATCAGCTCGAGAAGTCGATGCAGGCTGATCCGGAAGAGAGTACCGCCAGCGAGGACACCGAAACTGACAGCGTCGAGGCGGCCATCTCACGCCTGGTATTGCGCGATATCCTCGAACAGCAGGCCGAGGAGGATGACTCCGACCGTGTGCAGCTCCTGACCATGCATGCTTCCAAGGGTCTCGAGTTTCCCCATGTCTACCTGATGGGGCTGGAAGAGGAACTGCTGCCGCACCGCAACGCCATCGAGTCGGGTACCGTCGAGGAAGAGCGGCGCCTGGCCTATGTGGGCATCACCCGGGCACGCCAGACCCTGACCATGACCCTGGCTCGCCAGCGCAAGGCGTTCGGTGAAATGATGGACTGTGTGCCTAGTCGCTTCCTCGACGAACTCCCGCCCGAAGACCTGGAGTGGGAAGGGCGCGCCGATCGGGAAGATCCAGAACGCAAGCAGGAACGTGGCAAGAGTGCTATTGCCGGACTGCGTTCGTTGCTGGATTAG
- a CDS encoding MFS transporter — protein sequence MNTQDPRDSLHSRPMSRYQIWIITLCTLIAALDGFDVLVMAFTAPAIAEDWSVSASSLGILFSAGLLGMGLGAFLVAPLGDRYGRRPTALLCVSLLMASMLCSALAQNVVQLFITRLFTGIGVGAVLATVNIVVTEYANDRRRSLCNAIISLGYPVGATLGGLASVELIEHFGWRAPFVFGGLAALLLLPLVWWGFPESLEFLIEKRPRNALGRLNTILPRLRLPVLKQLPQQRLGGAERSGPKDLLAGEYRVPFLASCGLYFCVMMSFYFMISWTPKILTDAGLSLGGGISGAMLLNIGGAIGCLLYGLLATRLGARRLAVVIMLALFATMVLFSNIPYEPLLLTLVAITLGFFLFGAIAVLYVVVPTTFPAALRSTGTGLAMGMGRVGSVIGPALAGVLMDEGWQRPSYFLALAAPLLIAAVLVGLLATNTRRQSCRQPESSIQ from the coding sequence ATGAATACCCAGGACCCTCGGGACAGCCTGCATTCAAGGCCCATGTCTCGTTATCAAATATGGATCATCACGCTATGCACTCTCATCGCAGCACTGGATGGCTTCGATGTACTGGTCATGGCCTTTACCGCCCCAGCCATCGCCGAGGACTGGTCTGTCAGTGCCTCTTCACTGGGAATTCTCTTCAGTGCAGGCCTGCTCGGCATGGGGCTTGGCGCCTTTCTGGTGGCACCATTGGGAGACCGCTACGGCCGGCGACCCACGGCATTGCTCTGTGTCAGCCTGTTGATGGCTTCCATGCTGTGCTCAGCGCTGGCCCAGAATGTCGTACAGCTGTTCATCACCCGTCTGTTCACGGGTATTGGCGTCGGGGCAGTACTCGCTACGGTGAATATCGTGGTGACGGAGTACGCCAATGACCGCCGCCGCAGCCTATGCAATGCCATCATTTCACTCGGCTATCCGGTTGGCGCCACCCTCGGAGGGCTGGCATCTGTCGAGCTGATAGAGCACTTCGGTTGGCGAGCACCTTTTGTGTTCGGCGGGCTTGCCGCGTTGTTGCTGCTGCCTCTCGTATGGTGGGGCTTTCCAGAATCGCTGGAATTCCTGATCGAGAAACGCCCACGCAATGCATTGGGTCGGCTCAATACCATTCTCCCCAGGCTGCGCCTGCCCGTGTTGAAACAGCTTCCGCAACAACGTCTGGGAGGCGCGGAACGTTCGGGGCCGAAAGATCTCCTTGCCGGTGAGTACCGTGTTCCTTTCCTGGCGTCCTGCGGCCTCTACTTCTGCGTGATGATGAGCTTCTATTTCATGATCAGTTGGACGCCGAAGATCCTGACGGACGCCGGCTTGAGCCTTGGCGGAGGTATTTCCGGCGCCATGCTGCTCAATATTGGAGGGGCTATCGGCTGTCTGCTCTACGGGCTGTTGGCGACAAGACTCGGGGCACGACGCCTGGCCGTTGTCATCATGCTGGCCCTGTTCGCGACCATGGTGCTGTTTAGCAACATTCCCTATGAACCGCTTCTACTCACCCTCGTTGCGATCACATTGGGCTTCTTTCTGTTCGGTGCCATCGCGGTGCTCTACGTCGTAGTCCCTACCACCTTCCCGGCAGCATTGAGAAGTACCGGCACCGGGCTGGCAATGGGGATGGGACGAGTCGGCTCGGTGATTGGTCCAGCTCTTGCTGGCGTACTCATGGACGAGGGCTGGCAGCGCCCCAGCTATTTTCTGGCGTTGGCTGCTCCGCTGTTGATCGCTGCGGTACTGGTAGGACTTCTGGCCACAAACACCCGCCGGCAATCTTGCAGGCAGCCAGAAAGCTCAATCCAATAA
- a CDS encoding PDR/VanB family oxidoreductase, which translates to MSQPTLSLIVEVARKEMAAEDIAVFELTDPHGRQLPAFSAGAHIDVRVSDDIIRQYSLCNRSETPYSYWIGVLKDPESRGGSVAMHDSLEPGDLLQISAPKNHFPLEPAPHSLLFAGGIGITPILCMAEHLAHGASDFTLHYCTRSRTRTAFAEHLETSAFSSRVHFHFDDQLETQLNLVETLRDAPDNSHVYVCGPKGFIDAVLAACREQGWEESRLHCEYFAGATTSSDDDGSFEVVIASSGDCYSVPADKTVHQVLEENGVEIMVSCEQGVCGTCLTGVLEGTPDHRDLYLDDSEHAANDQFTPCCSRARSPRLVLDL; encoded by the coding sequence ATGAGTCAGCCAACGCTTTCCCTGATTGTCGAAGTGGCGCGCAAGGAAATGGCTGCCGAGGATATTGCCGTTTTCGAGCTTACCGATCCCCATGGCCGGCAACTGCCGGCCTTCAGCGCAGGTGCGCATATCGATGTACGCGTAAGCGACGACATCATCCGGCAGTACTCACTGTGCAACCGTTCTGAAACGCCCTATTCCTATTGGATTGGCGTGCTGAAGGATCCTGAATCCCGAGGCGGCTCAGTGGCCATGCACGACAGTCTCGAGCCTGGAGACCTCCTGCAGATCAGTGCCCCGAAGAATCACTTTCCTCTGGAACCCGCCCCTCATAGCCTGCTGTTTGCAGGTGGAATCGGTATCACGCCGATTCTCTGCATGGCAGAGCACCTGGCTCATGGCGCATCGGACTTCACTCTGCACTACTGTACTCGCAGCCGAACGCGAACCGCTTTCGCAGAACACCTCGAAACCTCCGCTTTCTCTTCGCGGGTGCACTTTCACTTTGATGACCAGCTCGAGACTCAGCTGAACCTGGTAGAGACACTGCGTGATGCCCCCGACAACTCGCATGTGTATGTCTGCGGCCCCAAGGGCTTTATCGATGCCGTGCTGGCAGCCTGTCGTGAACAAGGCTGGGAGGAATCCCGCCTGCATTGCGAATACTTTGCCGGGGCAACGACAAGCAGCGATGACGATGGCAGTTTCGAGGTCGTCATCGCCAGCAGTGGCGACTGCTATAGCGTGCCTGCCGACAAGACGGTTCACCAGGTGCTGGAAGAGAACGGCGTCGAGATCATGGTCTCCTGCGAACAGGGCGTTTGCGGTACATGCCTGACCGGTGTGCTCGAAGGCACTCCCGATCACCGTGACCTCTACCTCGACGATAGCGAGCATGCCGCCAATGACCAGTTTACCCCCTGCTGCTCAAGAGCCAGGTCGCCCCGGCTCGTCCTCGACCTTTGA
- a CDS encoding aromatic ring-hydroxylating oxygenase subunit alpha produces the protein MFPKNTWYVACTPDEFEQAPLGRKICNESIVFFRDEEGRVAAVEDFCPHRGAPLSLGFVRDGKLVCGYHGLEMSRTGHCSSMPGQRVKGFPGIKTYPVVERHGFIWVWPGDASLANPEKIPHLHWAESPDWAYGGGLYHIHCGFRLMVDNLMDLTHETYVHASSIGQPEIEEAAPKTSVNGEEVVTSRTMENIPAPPFWQAALRGNDLADDVPVDRWQICRFTPPSHVMIEVGVAHAGKGGYDAPADAKASSIVVDFITPETETSIWYFWGMARNFKPEDDQLTATIREGQGKIFAEDLDMLEAQQRNLSTYPDRQLLKLNIDGGGVQARRIIERLIAEEQATAETTLKKVGSA, from the coding sequence ATGTTCCCCAAGAATACCTGGTACGTTGCCTGTACGCCCGACGAGTTCGAACAGGCTCCACTGGGGCGGAAAATCTGCAATGAATCCATTGTCTTCTTCCGTGATGAGGAAGGCAGAGTAGCAGCCGTGGAAGACTTCTGCCCCCACCGCGGCGCGCCCTTGTCGCTGGGCTTCGTGCGCGATGGCAAGCTGGTCTGCGGCTACCATGGCCTCGAAATGTCGCGTACAGGTCATTGCTCCAGCATGCCGGGCCAGCGCGTCAAAGGGTTTCCTGGCATCAAGACCTACCCCGTTGTAGAGCGCCACGGCTTTATCTGGGTATGGCCGGGAGATGCCTCGCTGGCCAATCCCGAGAAGATTCCTCACCTGCACTGGGCAGAAAGCCCTGACTGGGCCTATGGCGGAGGCCTTTATCACATCCACTGCGGATTTCGACTCATGGTCGATAACCTCATGGATCTCACCCATGAAACCTATGTTCATGCCTCGAGCATCGGCCAGCCGGAAATCGAGGAAGCCGCCCCGAAAACCTCGGTCAATGGTGAGGAAGTCGTCACTTCGCGGACCATGGAAAACATTCCGGCGCCGCCGTTCTGGCAAGCCGCCTTGCGCGGCAATGACCTGGCAGACGATGTCCCGGTGGATCGCTGGCAGATCTGCCGCTTCACGCCTCCCAGCCACGTCATGATTGAAGTAGGCGTGGCCCATGCCGGTAAAGGTGGCTACGACGCCCCTGCGGATGCCAAGGCATCCAGCATCGTGGTCGATTTCATCACCCCGGAGACAGAAACCTCGATCTGGTATTTCTGGGGCATGGCCCGCAACTTCAAGCCTGAAGATGATCAACTGACAGCCACCATTCGTGAGGGCCAGGGAAAGATCTTTGCCGAGGATCTCGACATGCTCGAGGCCCAGCAACGTAACCTCTCGACCTATCCCGACCGCCAGTTGCTGAAGCTCAACATCGACGGTGGCGGTGTGCAGGCAAGGCGCATCATCGAACGGCTGATTGCCGAGGAACAAGCCACTGCCGAAACAACACTGAAAAAGGTAGGGTCAGCATGA
- a CDS encoding GntR family transcriptional regulator has protein sequence MSRSSSDIVNSLRKLISDGHYCPGERVAELHVAEKLGVSRTPVRLAFRTLEQEGLLQRAGKRGYVVREFTEEDVQIAVEVRGALEGLAARRLAERGLSQQVAERLQECLHQGEVLLGKGYITEDDIATWSDINRRFHETLVASTGSQVIQDAINKNNHLPFASADSIIIDTEALDSEYQKLRMAQMHHRLVYQALSHGEGARAEMLMREHAYVGLRYVELLGMDPTATE, from the coding sequence GTGAGCCGCAGTTCGTCCGATATCGTGAATAGCTTGAGGAAGCTCATCAGCGATGGTCACTACTGTCCGGGAGAACGTGTAGCTGAGCTGCATGTCGCTGAAAAATTGGGTGTTTCTAGAACTCCAGTGCGACTGGCTTTTCGGACGCTGGAGCAGGAAGGGTTGCTTCAGCGGGCGGGTAAACGCGGTTATGTCGTGCGCGAATTTACCGAAGAGGATGTGCAAATCGCAGTAGAAGTACGGGGAGCTCTAGAGGGATTGGCGGCCCGGAGATTGGCAGAGCGTGGCCTATCGCAGCAGGTGGCAGAGCGACTGCAGGAATGTCTGCACCAGGGGGAGGTGCTGCTGGGAAAGGGGTATATCACAGAAGATGACATCGCCACCTGGAGCGATATCAATCGCCGTTTTCATGAGACATTGGTGGCGTCTACCGGAAGCCAGGTCATTCAGGATGCCATAAATAAAAACAACCACTTACCCTTTGCTTCAGCGGACTCGATCATCATTGATACAGAGGCATTGGACAGTGAGTATCAGAAACTGCGCATGGCGCAGATGCACCATAGGCTGGTCTATCAGGCGTTGAGTCATGGAGAGGGGGCCCGTGCCGAGATGCTGATGCGAGAGCACGCTTATGTCGGGCTGCGCTATGTCGAACTGCTGGGAATGGATCCAACTGCTACCGAGTGA